In Macaca fascicularis isolate 582-1 chromosome X, T2T-MFA8v1.1, one DNA window encodes the following:
- the LOC141409431 gene encoding uncharacterized protein, which produces MAPKSKNFLNFIASFLQRFLGFACEAVSPRPRASERASQRGREGGRAGEAERQTERATHGQRRTATEAGTGTWETARLRGARCRARSYRDAEPRAGVAARKGRWLLPKLGERRGGGGAERRGAELGASAERSLGGERRSRRRGSRSRPRKSRLGGRGHALLALPAPRWPRSAPGPGGGRGEGRKGAVGKGVVQALEAAALARCGGGPRRALGAQSNQHQDE; this is translated from the coding sequence ATGGCGCCGAAATCGAAGAACTTCTTAAATTTCATTGCAAGCTTTTTGCAAAGGTTTCTGGGATTTGCCTGCGAAGCTGTTTCGCCGCGTCCGAGAGCGAGCGAACGTGCAAGCCagcgagggagagagggaggaagggctggggagGCGGAGAGACAGACCGAGCGAGCGACACACGGACAGCGACGGACAGCGACAGAAGCGGGGACCGGGACTTGGGAGACGGCGAGGTTGCGGGGCGCGAGGTGCCGGGCACGGAGCTACAGGGACGCAGAGCCGAGAGCCGGGGTCGCAGCGCGGAAGGGACGCTGGCTGCTGCCGAAGCTCGGAGAGCGGCGTGGCGGAGGCGGAGCGGAGCGGCGCGGCGCGGAGCTAGGGGCCAGCGCGGAGCGCTCACTGGGAGGCGAGCGGCGCAGCCGGCGGAGAGGCTCCCGGAGCCGCCCTAGAAAAAGCCGGCTCGGGGGGCGTGGCCACGCGCTGCTGGCGCTCCCCGCCCCCCGGTGGCCCCGCTCGGCTCCGGGGCCCGGGGGcggaaggggggaggggaggaaaggagcgGTAGGGAAGGGGGTTGTGCAGGCGCTCGAAGCCGCAGCCTTGGCCCGCTGCGGGGGCGGGCCGAGAAGGGCACTGGGCGCCCAGAGTAACCAACACCAAGACGAATAG
- the PLAC1 gene encoding placenta-specific protein 1, which yields MKVFKFIGVMILLTSAFSACSGQSPMTVLCSIDWFMVTVHPFMLNNDVCVHFHELHLGLGCPPNHVQPHAYQFTYRVTECGIRVKAVSQDMVIYSTEIHYTSKGTPSKFVIPVSCAAPLKSPWLTKPCSMTVASQSRAIAQKDEKCYEVFSLSQSSQRPNCDCPPCVFNEEEHTQDPCHQAGAQEAQPLQPSHFLDISEDWSLYADDMIGSM from the coding sequence ATGAAAGTTTTTAAGTTCATAGGAGTGATGATCCTCCTCACCTCTGCGTTTTCCGCCTGTTCAGGACAAAGTCCAATGACTGTGCTGTGCTCCATAGACTGGTTCATGGTCACAGtgcaccccttcatgctaaacaaCGATGTGTGTGTACACTTTCATGAGCTACACTTGGGCCTGGGTTGTCCCCCAAACCATGTTCAGCCACACGCCTATCAGTTCACCTACCGTGTTACTGAATGTGGCATCAGGGTCAAAGCTGTCTCTCAGGACATGGTTATCTACAGCACTGAAATACACTACACTTCTAAGGGCACGCCATCTAAGTTTGTGATCCCAGTGTCATGTGCTGCACCCCTAAAGTCCCCATGGCTCACCAAGCCCTGCTCCATGACAGTAGCCAGCCAGAGCAGGGCCATAGCCCAGAAGGATGAGAAATGCTACGAGGTATTCAGCTTGTCACAGTCCAGCCAAAGGCCCAATTGCGACTGTCCACCTTGTGTCTTCAATGAAGAAGAACATACCCAGGACCCTTGTCACCAAGCAGGGGCTCAGGAGGCCCAACCTCTGCAGCCATCTCACTTTCTCGATATTTCTGAGGATTGGTCTCTTTACGCAGATGATATGATTGGGTCCATGTGA